The Malus sylvestris chromosome 12, drMalSylv7.2, whole genome shotgun sequence genome contains a region encoding:
- the LOC126594334 gene encoding mediator of RNA polymerase II transcription subunit 27-like encodes MSINITEHAAIALQYFIGVRAETALHCLLHWICSYQTLFTKVCSKCGRLLAMDQKSALLLPPAYRPYRQFNTSNVSLSLNVSGAYHVGCFSEEL; translated from the exons ATGTCTATAAACATCACG GAACATGCTGCTATTGCTTTGCAGTATTTCATTGGAGTTCGGGCTGAAACAGCTCTCCATTGTCTTTTG CATTGGATCTGCAGCTATCAAACTCTCTTTACAAAAGTTTGCAG CAAGTGTGGACGGCTGCTAGCAATGGACCAGAAATCAGCTCTACTGTTACCTCCAGCTTATCGTCCTTACCGGCAGTTCAACACATCGAATGTATCATTGAGTTTGAATGTTTCCGGAGCTTACCATGTAGGCTGTTTCTCAGAGGAATTATGA
- the LOC126594327 gene encoding receptor protein kinase TMK1-like — protein sequence MEKHHSAAAEHALSLLLLLLSLASLALSATDPNDLAILNQLRKNLENPELLKWPENGDDPCGARWAHVFCAGSRVSQIQVQNLGLKGPLPQNFNQLTELTNIGLQRNHFSGPLPSLKGLSKLRFAYLDFNDFTSIPVDFFEGLDSLEVLALDDNNLNATTGWSFPPQLGNSAQLQNLSCMSCNLVGPLPHFLGNLSSLTVLQLSGNGLSGGIPPSFNGLNLQILWLNNPTGGGLSGSIDVLTTMVQLNSVWLHGNQFSGVIPNSIGNLTSLKDLNLNQNQFVGLVPDGLANLALDSLTLNNNHLMGPIPKFKARNASFDSNAFCQSTPGVPCSAEVMALIEFLGGLNYPSTLVSKWSGNDPCRSWLGVSCGNDGKVSVINLPKYNLNGTLSHSVAKLESLVQIRLQNNNLWGSVPENWTSLKSLTELDLSGNNISPPLPKFSSIVKVAVDGNRLFNGNPSAAGAAPEDSPSSSTDSGSHVNGTSQLNQHKALKRSSTVSIVAPVASVAVIAFLLVIPLSMYCKKRRDAFKNSTSHVIHPRDASDSDSMVKVVVASNTNGSASTVTGSSASRNSSGIGESHVIEAGNLIISVQVLRNVTNNFAPENELGRGGFGVVYKGELDDGTKIAVKRMEAGVISNKALDEFQAEIAVLSKVRHRHLVSLLGYSVEGNERILVYEYMPQGALSRHLFRWKTFELEPLSWKRRLNIALDVARGMDYLHNLAHKSFIHRDLKSSNILLGDDFKAKVSDFGLVKLAPDGERSVVTRLAGTFGYLAPEYAVTGKITTKADVFSFGVVLMELLTGMMALDEDRPEESQYLAAWFWHIKSNKEKLMAAIDPTLDRNEETFESIAIIAELAGHCTAREPSQRPDMSHAVNVLSPLVEKWKPIDDENEEYSGIDYSLPLNQMVKGWQDAEGKDSSYLNLEDSKGSIPARPTGFAESFTSADGR from the exons ATGGAAAAACACCATAGTGCTGCTGCAGAACATGCTCTCTCACTCCTCCTCCTGCTTCTCTCACTAGCTTCACTTGCTCTGAGCGCCACAGACCCGAACGACCTTGCAATCCTCAACCAGCTGAGAAAAAATCTAGAAAACCCAGAGCTCTTGAAGTGGCCGGAAAATGGCGACGACCCATGTGGGGCCAGGTGGGCCCACGTCTTCTGCGCCGGTTCGAGAGTGTCCCAGATTCAGGTCCAGAACCTTGGCCTGAAGGGTCCTCTGCCCCAGAACTTCAACCAGCTCACTGAGCTCACAAACATTGGCCTCCAGAGGAACCACTTCAGTGGGCCCCTCCCTTCCCTCAAGGGGCTGTCGAAGCTCCGGTTTGCTTACTTGGATTTCAACGACTTCACTTCGATTCCTGTCGACTTCTTCGAAGGTCTCGATTCTCTGGAGGTTTTGGCTTTGGACGACAACAATTTGAATGCCACGACAGGCTGGAGTTTCCCTCCTCAGCTGGGGAACTCGGCGCAGTTGCAGAATCTTAGTTGCATGAGTTGTAATCTGGTCGGTCCATTGCCCCATTTTCTCGGGAACTTGTCGTCCCTAACGGTTTTGCAACTCTCGGGTAACGGACTGTCCGGCGGGATTCCGCCCAGCTTTAACGGCCTTAATTTGCAGATACTTTGGCTGAACAATCCGACCGGCGGCGGATTGAGTGGTTCGATTGATGTTCTGACCACAATGGTGCAGCTCAACAGCGTGTGGCTCCACGGGAATCAGTTTTCCGGCGTGATTCCGAACAGCATTGGTAATTTAACATCTTTGAAAGATCTTAATCTTAATCAAAACCAGTTTGTTGGTTTAGTTCCTGATGGTTTGGCTAATTTAGCACTTGATAGTTTGACCTTGAACAATAATCATTTGATGGGTCCAATCCCGAAATTCAAAGCTCGCAATGCGAGTTTTGATTCGAATGCGTTTTGTCAGTCCACTCCCGGGGTTCCTTGCTCCGCGGAGGTTATGGCGCTTATCGAGTTCCTTGGCGGGTTGAATTACCCTTCAACGCTTGTTTCTAAATGGTCTGGTAATGATCCGTGCCGGTCGTGGTTGGGAGTGAGTTGTGGGAACGATGGGAAGGTGTCTGTTATAAATCTGCCCAAGTATAATCTGAATGGTACATTGAGTCATTCGGTTGCGAAGTTAGAATCTCTTGTTCAAATTAGGCTTCAGaacaacaatttgtggggttcAGTTCCTGAAAATTGGACTAGCTTGAAATCCTTGACTGAGTTGGATCTTAGTGGGAACAATATTTCCCCTCCATTGCCGAAATTCAGTAGCATTGTCAAAGTTGCCGTTGATGGGAATCGTTTGTTTAATGGTAATCCATCTGCGGCAGGGGCAGCACCAGAAGATAGCCCTTCCTCATCCACAGATTCAGGTTCTCATGTCAATGGTACTTCTCAACTGAACCAACATAAAGCATTGAAAAGGTCTAGCACTGTTTCTATTGTAGCTCCGGTTGCAAGTGTTGCTGTTATTGCGTTTTTGCTTGTAATTCCTTTATCTATGTACTGTAAGAAGAGAAGAGATGCATTCAAGAATTCAACTTCCCATGTAATTCACCCGAGAGATGCATCTGATTCGGATAGTATGGTTAAGGTTGTTGTTGCCAGCAATACCAATGGAAGCGCTTCTACCGTTACAGGGAGCTCTGCAAGCAGAAACAGTAGTGGAATAGGTGAGTCCCATGTCATTGAAGCGGGGAATCTCATCATATCAGTTCAAGTTCTTCGAAACGTGACAAACAATTTTGCCCCAGAAAATGAGCTAGGCCGTGGTGGCTTTGGGGTGGTTTATAAGGGAGAACTGGATGACGGTACAAAAATAGCAGTAAAAAGAATGGAGGCTGGTGTGATTAGCAACAAAGCCTTGGATGAATTCCAGGCCGAAATTGCAGTTCTGTCAAAGGTCAGACACCGTCATTTGGTATCGCTTCTGGGGTATTCCGTTGAAGGAAACGAGAGAATTCTTGTCTATGAGTATATGCCTCAGGGGGCTCTAAGCAGGCATCTTTTCCGTTGGAAGACCTTCGAATTAGAGCCGCTCTCTTGGAAGAGGAGGCTAAACATTGCCTTGGATGTTGCTAGAGGGATGGATTATCTTCACAATCTagctcacaaaagcttcatacacaGAGATCTTAAATCATCAAATATCTTACTGGGTGATGATTTTAAAGCAAAAGTTTCAGATTTTGGATTGGTGAAACTGGCTCCTGATGGTGAAAGATCCGTTGTGACCAGGCTTGCCGGGACTTTTGGGTACTTAGCACCGGAGTATGCTG TGACGGGAAAAATTACAACGAAAGCAGATGTCTTCAGTTTCGGAGTTGTGTTAATGGAGCTGTTAACTGGAATGATGGCACTAGATGAGGATAGACCTGAAGAAAGTCAATACTTGGCTGCATGGTTCTGGCACATAAAATCGAATAAGGAGAAACTCATGGCTGCTATCGACCCAACTCTTGACAGAAATGAAGAAACATTTGAGAGCATCGCCATAATTGCAGAACTCGCCGGGCACTGCACTGCAAGGGAACCCAGCCAAAGACCGGATATGAGCCATGCCGTGAATGTTTTGTCCCCGCTTGTTGAAAAATGGAAACCTATCGATGATGAGAACGAGGAGTATTCTGGGATTGATTATAGCCTGCCGCTTAACCAGATGGTGAAGGGCTGGCAGGACGCAGAAGGAAAGGACTCCAGTTATCTGAACCTGGAAGACAGCAAGGGGAGTATACCGGCAAGGCCAACTGGCTTTGCAGAGTCTTTTACTTCCGCTGATGGTCGGTAA